aAGTACCGTAATGAAAGGAGATAAGAGCAAGTACCaattacaataattttttttatcttttgtttatAAAAAGGGTCTCATGTAATCTTTTTGAAAGTCCCATGTAATCTAACTTACATAAAAATATAATGGACACGGATGAATGTTTTTCACAAGCTTATTAAGATTTTAGTTattagagagaaaaaaaatcaatttaatatAACAAATCACATGTTAATGGCTACGCCAGTACGAGTGAGCCTAGATAATATATATTTGTCACCTACTCTGCGGTTAAAAACTACACTCATACCAGCTCCataactttatatatatataaagaaaacTTAACTAAAAGAATtgttttttgttacatcggaaaagtaaaagagagaaaagaaaattacAAGGCTAACAGATCCCTAGCCAAGATGGgatcaagttcagaaggaggaCCCTGCAACCGAAGCGGTGCACATTGATGAGCAGCTCCCaacttagctcaagtggtaagagctgcgAACATATGGGATGGGTAGGGGGAgatccagggatcgattcctgactgatgcaatttatctttccgatgtaccaaaaaaaattatatatacatttattgaattataaattatttacccttcaaaaaaattattaattatttacaagaTTTAGAaagttttattatatatattttgatgggcataaaaaaaaattgatggacATATTAGATATCATGTATTGATGAGTACGAATATAGGTATATCTGTACTTGCACTATTAATTAACGGGTACATAAATTACCATTAAATATATTCACTAGTATTTATATGTGCGGATAATGTTATCTATCGTGGGTTTTTTCTGCGGGTATTCACGAGTGACATCCATAACTTTCACgcaataaacaaaaattaataacCCTGCCAAATGATATATATCACTTTAACTCTTGGCAATAaactattaattattatataaagactaaattaaataatacaACATTTtggataaataaaaagaaataaaatatcaCGCTTTACAAAGTAAAAGAACACACATTACAAAAAactttcaaatttatattttatattaaaattaatcatCATTAATTTATAaactttcttttaaaaaaacgtaacaaaaacaaacaaatttgaaaaatattcaccctataaacaaaaatgagcatatcccccgtgcatcgcacgggtcaaaagTACTAGTTTGCAATAAAGGCGAATGTTCCATCTTCAACCTTGGTAATTTTTGCCTAGATTCAAATTCACATTGGAGCTCATTGTATCTTTTGTCATCAACAACCCTATCAAAGTGTTTGAAAAACTAGATTATATCCAAGTCTGGTTTCAAACAAGATTTCAAATCTGAATTGAAGTTTTCACTAAGTTGTGTGCTTTTCATACCGATGGTGAAAGCATTTTTCATATAACATCTTGCCAActtcttctttattttatacaaattcaaaattcacctattttcttttactttataATCATCCACCATTTTATCCCATGCACTTCGGAAATCAACTTCATCTGTATATTTGTACATGCAAGACTTAAAATCTTTCAGAAAAGGAGAACCATCTTTCAATAAAATGTCAAGATGTTTTATGCCATTTTGCATTAAATGCCAAGAACATAGACCATGATAGGATTCAGGCATTACCTCATGCAAAGCTTTAGCTATTGCATGGTCTTGATCTGTGAAAACAGTTTGAGGCCTCTTACCTTTGTGTGCTTTAAGGAACTCTTCAAATAACCATTTAAATGACTATGTAGTCTCATCAAAGAGAAGAGCGGCTCCAAAATTTACCACTTGTCTAAATTGATTAAATCATGCAAATACAGCCAAAGGTCTATATGCATTATTAGTACTATATGTAGTGTCAAGAGAGACAACATCACCAAAGTACTCATAGTCCATAATCATTCTCGCATCAgtccaaaaaatatttgttatttGTTCATCAACATCTAATTGGACTCCATGATAGAAGATGGGTTTTCTATATGTTTTTGTTGAAAGTGTCGTAATAAGCTTCCAGCATCCCCATATGCCATGTTTCTCAATCTTTTGCCACGAAGATAATTCTTTTGATCTAACCGTGTGTAACCATGGCTTTCTCTCCCGCCAAATTGCCTACTCATTAGTTCAAATACAGCTCTTTGCTTTATGCCTGAATCATATGCTAAATCAATCtattgagcttgaacttgtgaTAGTTTTCGCTGAGATTTTAGCATGTGAGTCGTCACTGGAAGATGCAGAAAATGGTTATGCTCATCGACAACATCATGAATTTGATACTTTCCAATCTCTTTCATGCATTTGAGTCATATCCTTGCAGGACAATTGGTTCTTGTCTCAAGCCGATGGTTAGTTGTCAAGCAATCCCTTTTATCGGGTTTACGAATTCCTTCTTTGCTGCACACATATCTAATAGTCAAGATCATTCCATCTTTGTTCTTGTTAAAATACTGCTTTCGAACATTAAATCCAATTTTTCCACCGTAACCATTCCAAAGTTTCCATGTCTCTTCTAAAGTGTTGAATAGTAGGCCTACTTGAGGCTTCCATTCATCATCCTTATTTGAAGTTCTTTGTGCAGCAACAAAATCATTTGACATTCtgttgaaaaaaatcaaaatttacaATAATACAAAACTAGCTTTAATAAGCATGATAAAACAGATATaccataaattataaatatgttGGTTAGTGTACAATAGGAtcagttagttttttttttaagagaacATTATATTATTAATCAAACCCATGAGACAAAACACTCTCATGGAAGGAACTAGAGTTTACAATAGTTGTAAGGACCATCCATTCCATAAGCACTTGAACCCCCCACTCTATATCCACCCACCCTCAACACAAGTGCCACTCATTAAGACCAAAAGCTTACCTGAAGCTTCCACACCTCATTAAACTACATATCCCCAGCACACATAAGAATTGAAATTTAAAACCACCATACCAACTATTTCGATACTAGATATTCCAAACCAGCACCCACCCTATACATGACCAGAAAACTCACGCCAGCACCCCACACATGCCCACCAAGCTCTTTCTGTCAGCAAACGGATAACCCCCGCCACCCACAAACACTACAACCCATACACTACAACCCATGGGATCACCACCAATCAACAATGAGAAGTTAGAAGCAACAACCATTTAATGTCATTAACAAAGCACTTAAAACCCAAACCCGCAATGACAAAGAACTTAAAACCCCAAGATATAAAGCGTTGCAGACATGGAGCAAAGAAAACTGAGGAACAATTGGTACCTAGTGTCTTTCGTGATTGATATGTGGTGCCTGTCGTCCTTGGCTGTCGTGAGTGATTTGAGATGCTCGTCGGTATCCATGATCACTGTGGGTGATGTGCGGTGCTCGTCGGCGTCCTTGGCTGTCGTGGATGATTCGAGTTGCTCGTCGGCATCCATGGCCACCGTGGGTTGTGCGGTGATCGTTCTGTGCGGTGCTCGTCGACAAAGAACAGGTGAAGGAAATAGAAGAAATAATCTTAACCATACAGAACCTTATCTAATCCACACTAGGAAATGATTGGGTACATCACACATAAAAACACACTATTTAATCTTCTTTTAATTTCAGCCTTTGATCTATTTTAAATGAAATGAAGGGTTGAAATTTACTCATATTATTTCCTGAAGTTTTTCTCCACATGAGAGGATCCTCACCCTTCGCAGAGCACATCCCTTTACTAAACTACCAAAGCACAACTTTGCTTCTCCAACCAGTACATAACGAGAAGCATACAACTCTAATGAGTACATAACGAGAAGCATACAACtctaatgaaaaagaaaacgaCAGGCTAAAACCCAAGAAATTGTGTACTTACAAGTATCATAAGCCCTAAGTATTTGAAGTTAAATCCAAAGGCCCAGATATCCTCCACCTTCTAAGCTTATGTGTGTAATATCAAGGTAAAAGCGGGAAGAGTTTCTCACCAAATAATTTCCAACGTGTAAGGGGAAAATTAGGGCCACAACTTGGAGAAGTTATAGATGGAGGTTACCATGAGTAAAATagtattttcataatttaattaaatgttcAGTTTTTCTTTCCCTTCCTTTCTACCCAATTTTGGGGGAGCAAATCTGAAGGAAAGTAATGGAGCCTGATGGATCTCGGACCACTACTTACCACTCCATTccatcatattttaaataaaacaaacaatggaTCACTCCCTCCAATCCAAACAAAGCCTTAGGCTCCTTCGCTCTCACATACCCACCACCATGCAAGTTTTGCACCCATCTTCGCTACGAGCgtcaaaatcaaattttgacTCCCATGGTTGCTTCTTCGGTCGATGGAAATCCAACAAGCTTTGATCAGTTCGAAGGTAGCCAAATATGCTTCGATCTGGTGCGGATCGAGGTCTTGTACCTTCTCGCTGCCGTGAATCGGGAAGGAGGTGGTTCGATCTCCATCCTCCTGAATCTTCGACGTGGCTTGTGGCCTTCACAATCACCACCTCGAGTTCTAGTGCTGTGTTGTACACCGGGTCCTTCATTGCGAACGTGGATCTTCGGCCAGAGACAGCGGCGGGGCGCGGAAATCAACAAGGATTTCCGACATGGGTTGTGGCGTTAATTGGGGTTTGCGAATTAGGGTTTGTGGAGTGTGAGAAATTTGGGGGTTAAGGTTGTTTATTGTGTTGGTTAAACATAGATGTTCAAGATGATTAACCCAGATTTGAGGAGGAGGATGGTGAAGTGGGGTTGGGTTTCAGATCTTGTGAAACATAGATGTTTTTGGTGGAAGGTGTTTCTGAGCGGATTCATCTTCAGCTCCGCATGCATGGTGATGGAGCTGCTGCAATCCTGTTTCGAAGAGACACAAGAGACCCATTTCCTTCACACTGTGTTGTTGCCTTCTTAGCCTCTGTGTTCTCACGCCATCTTCCTTTGTGCCTCTTGTTCAAGTTCTGTTTTTTTCTCTTCTGGTAGTTTGGTTGTGTGGTAGCCGGAAGTTTCAGGAAGATGATTGTGTGGTGGTCGGAGAAAAGGTTGGGGGAGGGAGATTAGTTACAGTGGCTCTTGGGTTTTGGGGTTGAAGTTTTGGGTTAGGTTGAATTTCTGGGTTGGGCTTGTTGTTTTTAGGGTGAAGGGTTTAATTTAGGGATTAGATAAGTAACCCTAATTAATTTttgtgattaataaatatgtatttaaaaaaacaaactgGGAAAACCTGCAATAGCAGATCAAAAGTGGGTGGTGCAACCTtacaccactaaaaagtggtgTATAGTAAACGCGCCCCACAACACTTGCATGAAGGCGAATACTTATTTCCTTCTCTTTTTTTGAGTTTAAAGGCTTCTTTTTAACATATCATTTTACAGATTTACTTGAGAGAGAACTACAACCCAATGCTCAAGCACAAAGTTATTGAATAATTTTATCtttacacttcattttttagaTGTGGAGAgttggaagaagagaaagataggaagaaaaaagagagaaaataaaaatgtgatatgtgatttaattgataaagaagagagaaatagatagaaaatgaaggtggaaaagagGTGGATATGTGTATGCATTATAACTCCAAAGTTATTAGAGATAAACGCAATGTGCATATCTTgctatataaatatatatatgaggTATTTTTCGTATTTTAAATATCATGTAACTATTCATGGGTATGGATACCTCAATATTCGTACCCTTCCTATTATTAAATTGATAGCGAAAATATCTATTTCTACAAGTGTCTCATGACTAAAATATCCATTTCTAAGAATGTAAATAGGATGAGTTAGATTAAGTTTTACTTAAATAAGTTTGACATATTTTAAAAGATTCAAGATCTGAACCAAATgtattatttattataattttgtttttgtctTAGCATGATTTGCTTGGAATCTTGGCTTGATATGTTAGCATATTAAAGACCTAATTTACTATTACCTCTGTTCTTATGTAATTGTCTAGAGAgggaagaaacacacatattaatgagtgcaattaattttgttaattttcataaaagtattatgtgttttcctatttcaccctttagaatatattttatctttcctcatttattgatCCTGCAAGGacattttttggaaaaaaacaccatttaatgttttcttgaaactctaagttgACAAGATATAtaggaataattttttttctataaaacggatagttaataaggaacgaaaGTAGTATAAGACCTGCAAGTAGacaaaataatatatttgtATACATATCAACAAACTCATAGGCTAAAAAgctaaaatttattaatattattatatcgTCTAACTCAAAAGTTAATAGGTCATCAGCTGCGTTCTTAAAAGGTTTATATGTTTAACTGATtatataaggctatgtttggcatgccatttcagctagcttatagcttatttgactagcttaaaagctcttcaaaagtgtttggtgaaggagcttattttagtagcttaaagctttaagttataagctatctcaggtagcttatagcttaaagcttatagcttattaaatttattctcatttttatccttattattttattaaaattctatcattacccttatatatttataaaaacactaaacttattttcccctcacacttacgtatgcagtttccgccaccattcccgccacaccgctgcgcaccacaagtattataaatattatattaataaaaataaataaaaataaaaattatatttttaagatgatatataactgtagctaataaaaatatttaaagtgataatagttttaatattaatatcatattggtattaatgtgaaaataaagtaatgttaaatataaaaataaggcttaattccagtttgggcccctgatgtttcacaaatgtgcgatTTGCACCCCCtatgtttaaaatgtgcggtcaagcTCCCTAATCTATCTCAACTCTGAGATTGATGCCCTTCCGTCTATATCTGTTTGGTTCtgttagttgaccaaacggatCTGCCTTCATTAAATGATGTGGCGTCCACGTGTAATAAAACGACTATTTTGGATGTACAATGCAATTTCAGTAGTAATATTCCATTTCAGTTGAAAAATGCAGTCAGATGTTTGGGGATGTTTGGGGTAGTATAAGCGATCAAGGGGTAGTAACTCATATCACAGGAGGAAACTTTGCGCAAAGTTCCATTACTATTAATGGGTGGCTCCGCGATTTCTTATGGGCACAGACATCTAATcctttaaacattttttttccgTTTGACCTCGTTCTCCCTCCTCAACCAGTACTAGTTCTTCATTTTGTTGAATTGAGAACTTCAATTTTTAGGGTTTATTTGGTTTGCAGGGATTTGAGGTGGCTGGACAGAGATTGGGGATGATGGTTGGGTTACAAATTTGGGGTTATGGTGAGATGATGTTGTTGCAGAGGGTTCAGATTTGAGTCACTGTGTCACATGTTGAGGGTGAGATAATGATGGTGAGATGGTGTGATTGTTGGTGGTGGGGAAGAAGGTGGTttagaaaggaagaagaagaagaggttaAAGAAGAATGAAGATGCAAAAGCGCAAAAGCAGTACCAGGCTACTAGCATATGACAACCTTCAACCTCAACACTTCTTcgtcctctcttcttcttcttcaaaaatGCAACCTTCAACCAACCAAGCAATCTTCAACCTAGCAACCTTCAACTTCAGCTTCAACACCTTTATTCCCAGAACCCTTCGAACCTGATGCACCCAACAATCCGCCAATCCCAGATTTTTCAAGCAAATCTAAGAAGAGATAAAGTCAAAAGCTCAAACCTAAGAGACCAGATCTGAGGTTTTTCTACCTCAACCCTGAAGCTCAAATCGAAGGAAAAAAGGGAGAAGAACGACGATGATGCAAGCGATGCAGAGACGGTGAACGAACACTGATGACGGACGATGACGAGGAATAGTTTAAGTTAGCGGTTTTGAGAAACTCTTgatctcttcatcttccttgCTCTTCTCTTCATTCTGATTAGGGTTAAATTTGGGGAAAAATTGGGGGAATCAGGTTTATCAATTGGGGGaattattttaatgaaaaaaaaagcttAAAGAAATTTTAGTTACAAGCAGGTTGCCTTGTTTAAGAGCCTTgtttaagagcatctccaatggagaccttattttgggaccttaaaataagatctggatcttattagatctcaCTATTGGAGttatcctacatggcatgatatcttagcaaaagctaagatccgtgtcttagctcaggtactctcaaatgtgggatcttaaataaaataatattttttctctctccttcaataccataaccaaagtgaaaattagggagggaaataaataatataaatatattggatATTGTG
This is a stretch of genomic DNA from Lotus japonicus ecotype B-129 chromosome 1, LjGifu_v1.2. It encodes these proteins:
- the LOC130739302 gene encoding uncharacterized protein LOC130739302 — protein: MDADEQLESSTTAKDADEHRTSPTVIMDTDEHLKSLTTAKDDRHHISITKDTRMSNDFVAAQRTSNKDDEWKPQVGLLFNTLEETWKLWNGYGGKIGFNVRKQYFNKNKDGMILTIRYVCSKEGIRKPDKRDCLTTNHRLETRTNCPARI